The following coding sequences lie in one Loxodonta africana isolate mLoxAfr1 chromosome X, mLoxAfr1.hap2, whole genome shotgun sequence genomic window:
- the LOC135228882 gene encoding basic salivary proline-rich protein 4-like, producing MRQLFLNEGSDGPRTRPRRPRGNGDLWRLAASPENRHPLPAPTRGAPSSPSRFPRGARHRHPHPGSPGRVLGSHLASRPGPRSAASASFRADISLPNSKSCLTSPRKGPRTASAESPQRHPRSAAQAAPRAAGARARSLPPGPKGCPVGRCPRSGTGAAAKPPQAGWARAQRQEPREDLRGGAERPRGARREHYEGRGRAQPRGGDRAGWAEGLRGRAAAGPPRGGEGALLARDAPPRTPRRPPTDNGQGPGTAALPLCSSRSPESPRTSALVGPRNEIVTAVARAGTGLHTAAAMFEKPRAEPRMPRNRRRRPAPACPAGPRALRWPRARPATATSCRASAGSPGPSGPPPAAKSLRAPLGAGGGPGKSSAFFPRLPAPPPRSQSQSLYPRPW from the coding sequence ATGCGGCAGCTGTTTCTAAATGAGGGCAGCGACGGTCCACGAACTCGGCCCCGCCGGCCGCGAGGGAACGGCGACCTCTGGCGCCTCGCAGCTTCTCCGGAGAATCGGCACCCTCTTCCCGCCCCCACGCGGGGCGCGCCCTCCTCTCCCTCCCGCTTCCCCCGGGGAGCGAGACACAGGCACCCCCACCCCGGGAGCCCGGGCCGAGTCCTGGGTTCGCACCTGGCATCGCGACCTGGCCCGCGCTCCGCCGCAAGCGCATCCTTCCGGGCTGACATTTCCCTCCCAAACTCCAAAAGTTGTCTCACGAGTCCCCGGAAGGGGCCCAGGACAGCCTCTGCCGAGAGCCCGCAAAGGCATCCCCGCTCCGCAGCCCAGGCCGCCCCCCGCGCAGCCGGGGCCCGAGCCCGGTCCCTCCCACCCGGGCCGAAGGGATGCCCAGTGGGGCGCTGTCCGCGCTCGGGGACAGGGGCCGCCGCAAAACCGCCGCAGGCGGGATGGGCCCGCGCCCAGCGACAGGAGCCCCGGGAGGACCTGAGGGGCGGCGCGGAGCGGCCGAGGGGCGCCCGCCGAGAGCACTACGAGGGCCGGGGGCGAGCTCAGCCCCGGGGAGGAGACCGCGCAGGGTGGGCCGAGGGGCTGCGGGGCCGAGCTGCAGCGGGACCCCCGAGGGGCGGCGAGGGGGCGTTGCTCGCGCGGGACGCGCCGCCGAGGACGCCCCGCCGCCCGCCCACAGACAACGGCCAGGGCCCGGGCACCGCAGCTCTACCTCTCTGCTCCTCTCGGAGCCCGGAGTCGCCACGCACCTCGGCTCTAGTCGGCCCGAGGAACGAAATTGTCACAGCGGTCGCGCGAGCCGGTACCGGGCTTCACACCGCCGCCGCCATGTTTGAGAAGCCGCGCGCGGAGCCGCGCATGCCCCGcaaccgccgccgccgccccgcccccgcctgCCCGGCTGGCCCGCGTGCCCTGCGGTGGCCGCGAGCACGCCCTGCGACCGCCACCTCGTGCCGAGCCTCGGCCGGAAGCCCTGGGCCGAGCGGCCCGCCGCCCGCGGCAAAGTCCCTGCGGGCGCCTCTGGGCGCGGGCGGCGGGCCGGGGAAGTCCTCGGCATTCTTCCCTcgtctccccgccccccccccccgaagCCAGTCACAGTCCTTGTATCCCAGACCGTGGTGA